The following coding sequences are from one Longimicrobium sp. window:
- a CDS encoding DUF2911 domain-containing protein, translating into MIRIVTSTPAALALVLAASLAACAGQQQPPAPEQTEPAQTAQPAPAATPAARPATAQQPASPRDTAEIVFAERRIMVDYGRPFARGRTIMGGLVPYGQVWRTGANQATHLMTQHDLRIGNVSVPAGTYTLYTLPGESAWQLIVSRQTGQWGTVYQQAQDLARIPMQVGRTAAPVEQFTISLNAEPGANRVNLVMEWENTRAWVPIEIVNGGAR; encoded by the coding sequence ATGATCCGCATCGTCACATCCACCCCCGCCGCGCTGGCCCTGGTGCTCGCCGCGTCGCTGGCCGCCTGCGCCGGGCAGCAGCAGCCGCCAGCGCCCGAACAGACGGAGCCGGCGCAGACCGCTCAACCCGCACCCGCCGCGACCCCGGCGGCGAGGCCCGCGACGGCGCAGCAGCCCGCCAGCCCCCGCGACACGGCCGAGATCGTCTTCGCCGAGCGGCGCATCATGGTGGATTACGGCCGGCCGTTCGCGCGCGGACGCACCATCATGGGCGGGCTGGTGCCGTACGGGCAGGTGTGGCGCACGGGCGCCAACCAGGCCACCCACCTGATGACGCAGCACGACCTGCGCATCGGGAACGTGTCGGTTCCGGCGGGCACCTACACGCTCTACACGCTTCCCGGCGAGAGCGCCTGGCAGCTGATCGTCAGCCGCCAGACGGGGCAGTGGGGCACAGTCTATCAGCAGGCGCAGGACCTGGCGCGCATTCCCATGCAGGTGGGCCGCACGGCCGCGCCCGTCGAGCAGTTCACCATCTCGCTGAACGCGGAGCCCGGCGCCAACCGCGTGAACCTGGTGATGGAGTGGGAGAACACGCGGGCCTGGGTGCCCATCGAGATCGTCAACGGCGGCGCACGGTAG
- a CDS encoding DUF402 domain-containing protein produces the protein MPPEPAYAPGDTVRIHYTRPPDRVQLFEPAVVHDAGLFVVTYLPAAQLKKPVTVEGRVVLEPGAPVVWFTYRGDVWHDVGRFYRVDGTFTGVYANVLTPVKMEGTRWDTTDLYLDVWRGADGEIQLLDRDEFDEAVGAGMLTPAVAERAFTEGERLVQGARQGAWPPSHVDEWTLERVRAELR, from the coding sequence ATGCCGCCTGAGCCGGCGTACGCCCCGGGCGACACCGTCCGCATTCACTACACGCGCCCGCCGGACCGGGTGCAGCTCTTCGAACCGGCCGTCGTGCACGACGCCGGCCTGTTCGTCGTCACCTACCTCCCCGCGGCGCAGCTGAAGAAGCCGGTTACGGTGGAGGGGCGGGTGGTGCTGGAGCCGGGCGCGCCGGTCGTCTGGTTCACCTACCGCGGCGACGTGTGGCACGACGTCGGCCGCTTTTATCGGGTGGACGGCACGTTCACCGGCGTCTATGCCAACGTGCTGACGCCGGTGAAGATGGAGGGCACCCGCTGGGACACGACGGACCTGTACCTGGACGTGTGGCGCGGGGCGGATGGCGAGATCCAGCTCCTGGACCGCGACGAGTTCGACGAGGCCGTCGGCGCGGGGATGCTGACGCCCGCCGTGGCCGAGCGCGCATTCACCGAGGGCGAGCGCCTGGTGCAGGGGGCGCGGCAGGGCGCCTGGCCCCCGTCGCACGTCGACGAGTGGACGCTGGAGCGGGTTCGCGCCGAGCTGCGCTGA
- a CDS encoding NADP-dependent malic enzyme, producing the protein MSFRRQDALDYHSEGRPGKIAVVPTKPASTQRDLSLAYSPGVAEPCRDIAQNPEDVFKYTARGNLVAVVTNGTAVLGLGDIGPLAAKPVMEGKGVLFKRFADIDVFDIEVASKNADEVIRFCEMLEPTVGGINLEDIGAPDCFYIEEELKRRLQIPVFHDDQHGTAVISGAALLNALEISGKKIEELKCVFSGAGAAAIATAELYISLGMRRENIAMTDSKGVIRADRGNLDKYKARFATTRDIHTLQDALRGADMFVGLSVAGAVTREMVAGMADAPIVFALANPDPEILPEDVLAVRPDAMVATGRTDYPNQINNVLGFPFIFRGALDVRARAINDEMKMAATRALAELARRDVPEAVEKAYGGERFRFGADYLIPKPFDPRIMLWVAPAVAQAAMETGVARLTIDLEQYRAELIARLGRGREVMRDIMRRARRDPRRVVYPEGENERIIRACALVLAEQVARPVLLGRADTIRQRAIELGVDIEGAEIVDFRHDEALRERYAQQLYQRRQRKGVTLAQARERMHEPVFFGCMMVMEGDADALLAGEDMYYPETIRPALETIGTAPGVRRVAGLYMMVMQQDVVFFADTTVNPDPDAQTLADIALLSADFVRRVGIEPRVAMLSYSNFGSARGPASDKVRVATELVKQRQPELEIDGEMQADTATMDEFRLANYPFTSLRGRPNVLIFPNLDAANIAYKLMWRMGNAEAFGPILLGMAHPIHVLQRGSEAADVLNLTALAVVDAQEHAGRHDAA; encoded by the coding sequence ATGTCGTTTCGCAGGCAGGACGCGCTCGACTACCACAGCGAGGGCCGCCCCGGCAAGATCGCCGTGGTGCCCACCAAGCCGGCCAGCACCCAGCGCGACCTGTCGCTGGCGTACTCGCCCGGCGTGGCCGAACCGTGCCGCGACATCGCGCAGAACCCCGAGGACGTCTTCAAGTACACAGCGCGCGGCAACCTGGTCGCGGTCGTCACCAACGGCACCGCCGTCCTGGGGCTGGGCGACATCGGTCCGCTGGCGGCCAAGCCGGTGATGGAGGGGAAGGGCGTGCTCTTCAAGCGCTTCGCCGACATCGACGTGTTCGACATCGAGGTGGCAAGCAAGAACGCCGACGAGGTCATCCGCTTCTGCGAGATGCTGGAGCCCACCGTCGGCGGCATCAACCTGGAAGACATCGGCGCGCCGGACTGCTTCTACATCGAAGAAGAGCTCAAGCGGCGCCTGCAGATTCCCGTCTTTCACGACGACCAGCACGGAACGGCGGTCATCAGCGGCGCGGCCCTGCTGAACGCGCTGGAGATCAGCGGCAAGAAGATCGAGGAGCTGAAGTGCGTCTTCAGCGGCGCGGGCGCGGCGGCCATCGCCACCGCCGAGCTGTACATCTCGCTGGGAATGCGGCGCGAGAACATCGCGATGACGGACAGCAAGGGCGTCATCCGCGCCGATCGCGGCAACCTCGACAAGTACAAGGCCCGCTTCGCCACCACGCGCGACATCCACACGCTGCAGGACGCCCTGCGCGGCGCCGACATGTTCGTGGGGCTTTCCGTCGCCGGGGCGGTGACGCGCGAGATGGTGGCGGGGATGGCCGACGCGCCCATTGTCTTTGCCCTGGCCAACCCCGATCCCGAGATCCTCCCGGAAGACGTGCTGGCGGTGCGGCCGGACGCCATGGTGGCCACGGGGCGCACGGACTACCCCAACCAGATCAACAACGTCCTGGGCTTTCCCTTCATCTTCCGGGGCGCGCTGGACGTGCGGGCGCGCGCCATCAACGACGAGATGAAGATGGCCGCCACCCGCGCCCTGGCCGAGCTGGCTCGCCGCGACGTGCCCGAGGCGGTGGAAAAGGCGTACGGCGGCGAGCGCTTCCGCTTCGGGGCGGATTACCTGATCCCCAAGCCCTTCGATCCGCGCATCATGCTGTGGGTGGCGCCCGCCGTGGCGCAGGCCGCGATGGAAACGGGCGTGGCCCGGCTGACCATCGACCTGGAGCAGTACCGCGCGGAATTGATCGCGCGCCTGGGCCGCGGCCGCGAGGTGATGCGCGACATCATGCGCCGCGCGCGCCGCGACCCGCGCCGCGTCGTCTATCCGGAAGGCGAGAACGAGCGGATCATCCGCGCCTGCGCCCTGGTGCTGGCGGAGCAGGTGGCCCGCCCCGTCCTGCTGGGCCGGGCCGACACCATCCGCCAGCGCGCGATCGAGCTGGGCGTGGACATCGAGGGGGCGGAGATCGTGGACTTCCGCCACGACGAGGCGCTTCGCGAGCGCTACGCCCAGCAGCTGTACCAGCGCCGGCAGCGCAAGGGCGTCACGCTGGCGCAGGCCCGCGAGCGGATGCACGAGCCGGTGTTCTTCGGCTGCATGATGGTGATGGAGGGCGACGCCGACGCGCTGCTGGCGGGTGAGGACATGTACTACCCGGAAACCATCCGCCCCGCGCTGGAAACGATCGGCACGGCGCCGGGGGTGCGGCGGGTGGCCGGCCTGTACATGATGGTGATGCAGCAGGACGTGGTGTTCTTTGCCGACACCACCGTCAACCCCGATCCCGACGCGCAGACCCTGGCCGACATCGCGCTGCTCTCGGCCGATTTCGTCCGCCGGGTGGGGATCGAGCCGCGGGTGGCGATGCTCTCGTACTCCAACTTCGGCTCCGCCCGCGGCCCCGCGTCCGACAAGGTTCGCGTGGCGACGGAGCTGGTGAAGCAGCGCCAGCCCGAGCTGGAGATCGACGGCGAGATGCAGGCCGACACGGCCACGATGGACGAGTTCCGCCTGGCGAACTACCCGTTCACCTCGCTCCGCGGCCGGCCGAACGTGCTGATCTTTCCCAACCTGGACGCGGCCAACATCGCCTACAAGCTGATGTGGCGCATGGGCAACGCCGAGGCGTTCGGGCCCATCCTGCTGGGAATGGCGCACCCCATCCACGTGCTGCAGCGGGGGAGCGAGGCGGCGGACGTGCTGAACCTGACGGCCCTTGCCGTGGTGGATGCGCAGGAGCACGCCGGCCGGCACGATGCCGCCTGA